Sequence from the Nasonia vitripennis strain AsymCx chromosome 5, Nvit_psr_1.1, whole genome shotgun sequence genome:
AATTGTTGTGCCAATAGTGCAGCCTGTCCGGTCTGCGTGCTGTTGTTACCGGGAGCAGTCGCTGCCAGTCGACTGAGAATCGATCGCTCGGACATTTGTAGTCTTTGAGCTACAGGTGGTATGCGAGCCAAAGTAGCCGGCAATCGACTTACGTCGGACTTCATGTCAGAGAGAAGTTCCTCTAATTGATTAAGCACCTGAAAGTAAGTAAACAGACGTGAAAACATACTCTCTGCAAGAAAATGCACAGTCAAATAGTAGATGAAAAGTCAATCTCACCTTATGCAATACTGCATTGGCAGGTTTGTTTCCAGCCAGGCTCTCCTTGCTGAGATGCTGGTGGGACTCGGCGAGGCACTCTACCTCGGCAAACCTCGCGTTCAGGCTCATGGCCGGATGGTTGGGGTCCTGGGTAAGATTCAAGTATGCGGCTCTGCGCAGCTGTTCCTCGATAACGAGAGCCTGCTCGAGCAGCTTGAATCTCCTGGCCAGGAACTTGTTCTTGATTTCAAGGAAGTTGCCCTTGCCCACGTCCATCTTGAATGGTTCGTTGATTATGGCAAATCTGATATCGTTCTGAATGTCTTGCCAGCGACCATAGCCGTGGGTAACGATACCAGCCAACAACCAGTAGTCGTGTCGCCTGTGCCATATTTCGTACTCGCGACCGGGCACCGCAGCCTTCTCCTCGTTCAGCCAAAGAGTGTGCAGTTCGGTAAAGCCACCATCCGCTATGTTAAACATGAACTTGCGCTTGGGCTTGACACCGTCCGCGTCCGCACCATCTTTGCTATCTTTGTCCTTTGAATCTTTGTCTTTATCCTTGGACTCCTCCTTCTTATCACCGTCCTTGCCTTCATCTTCATCATCCTTAACGATAACCACGTCTTCCTCCGCTGCAACTTCAGGTTTGGCTTTCGTTTCTGCGTTTTCGGTCGCCGATGCAGgcttctgtaagaaaatataaatcaattgATTAATTTCAATTCCAAATAGTTAGGCTGGAAATGTCTACTGCTCGAAATGCAAAATGATCTTGAGCCTACCTCTTCGGATTTTTCTTCCTTAATCTCGGAGTTCTCCGTCTCCTTGGCATCAGCCTTCTCCGTTTCCTTTGCCTCGGCGGCCGGTTTGTCCGCCTCAGCCGAAGATtccttctcctccttcttcacttcttccttttcttttccatCTTCTTCGGCGTTCTCGGAAGGTTTATCTTCTTCTTTCACCTCTTCCTTCACGGCTGcaccctcgctcgcctccttctCCTTGCCGTCTTCGCTACCAGCCTCCTTATCTTTCGACTCTTCTTTAGTCGccgtagcagcagcaactCCGTCAGCCGCCGGTGCCGGTGTCACCGCAGGACTGGGACTGGGCGCGTTCGAGGTTGCGGGTGTCGTCGCGTTGGTACTGCTCGCAGAGCCTGTGGCCGCTCCATCGCTTGTTGCCGTAGCTGCCGCTCCGGCAGCAGCTggcgtcgtcgccgtcgccgcAGCACCGCCCTCGGCCGTCTTCACCGGCTCTACGGGTTTACGGATCATCTCGGGCATCGAGTAATAGCCGTTTATATGCTCGAATTCTTGAACCTTTTTACGAATCAGCGACATGACACCGATACGCGTAAGCACGTGCTGACGGCTCAAGCCTTCGCGCGGTACGCCGTCCGCAAAGGTTTCAGCGTTATCCGCGCCGGGTTCACACAGATGCCGCATGAACAACGAGACATAGGCTTTGAAGTTCTTTTCCGATTTTCCTGcaatttgcaaaatttcattCATCAGTAATCGTCCACTTTTTTCATAAATCAATCAACGTCACTCGACAATTGTTCAAGTCAAAAAAAGAGTAGTCAAAATACGGAACGCAGCATTCGAATGTTTACTTCAAAGCTTCATTCAGAATTCCGAACTCCGAGGGAGCTGAAATCACGTGCGGGCGAATTGTTAGGCAAATACAGCGCGCACGGCTGCAAATTGCGCACGTACGGGCAGCCCACATTCGCGCACCATTCGTTAACACGGTGAAAGGCTAATGAAAATCGTGCATCATCGCTTCCTCCTACGCACATCCATTCGCACGACACAGCACACAAACGTAGAAACAAAGCTCTTTAGTCATTCGGACGCATACCTCGTAAATCACGGACGAGCCACTGCGAGTTGAAGGCGTCCTGGGGCGGCATGCCGTATCGCATGATCGCATTGAGGAATGCCTTGCGCTGGCGCGCGTTGAAGCCGAGCACCTCGATGTTACCGTTGACTCGGGCAAGCAGAGGCGGTAGTGGCCGATCTTTCTCGTCGCGACGCTCCAGCCGACGCCGACTGCGACGAGACAGCAAGTCACCCTCGCCCTTCTCGTCGAAGTCGTCATCCTCTTTGTCGTCGTCGCTCGGCGCGCTGAAGTCGCTGTTATAATCGGACATGTTGTCCTGCCAAGGTTGGTCGTCGCGCGTTCCCTGATCACCGGTCACGCCACCGTCGTTGTAGTTAACCTGCGAATTGATTAGAGAAAAGATGGCGCGTTAGAGACTTAGGGTTCGGGTAGCTTTATGGTTTTATGTTTGTGAAAAATTGGTAATATGGAATAAAAATTGAGAGTTCCATTGATtggagtaaaaataaaaatattgaaggTACTTTACAATACAGTTTTACTCCGAGCAATTGACTTCCAATCAGGTACAAGAAGCGTTTCAATAATATCTACAACTTAATttgatgtaaatatttacgtagttcaatgtaaaattattaaaattataatataacattaaataaatttatgtatgtaaaaaatcatatgtattatttgaataaaaatcaatGCGTTAAGAGCCAAGAATTTTATGTTTCGTTAGAAACCTAATTCTTTGTACCAAGTAATAACATTTCATTCTggtaatttttattcaaataatcGAAATAAATAACTATAGTATAGGAAATTGATGATTATACCATTGCCGACGCCATGATAACGTTCAATGTATCGCATCTTTTACTgtgattaataaaattaaatcattcataaaattcaaagaaaaaaattaatctgcGTCGTACTGCCGTCTGCGATAGAATCACCAATTTTAAAGTAAACCAAAAAGTAACTGTGTGTGTAACGCACATATCGGCATACCTGCTTCCTGACGCGCTTGCCTTTGCCTAACGTCCTCGCGATATCTTCCTGTTGCTGTTCGTAGTGGTGTCTCAGCAGCTTGATCCAGTAGGCGGGGTCGGTGTTTTCGGCTTCCTGCTTGATGATCTCCGTGTCTGTTTCTTCATCTTGTTCCTCTTTCGTCACGTACGACGCGACCTTGAACGAACTGAGATACTCGTTCGCCCAATTTTCCTTCTGTTCAATACCTTCTTTACTACGATCGAGCAACTCGGCAACAGCCTTGTCGTCGTAGTGGATGGCTTCGTCTTCCTTGCCTTCCTCTTCCTTGAACAGCTCCTCGGTACCGAAACGTAGAATATCGTCGAGCTCTTGTTTGCTAAAGTTAGCGCCTTTGCCGCCCATACCAGGTCTTACAACCAAATGGGTAAGCATCATCTTACGTTTGGCCACCTGAGTGACACGTTCCTCTACAGAGTTACGCGTTACGAAGCGGTAGATCATGACCTTGTTGGCCTGACCTATACGATGGGCACGACTGAAGGCCTGAATGTCATTGTGCGGATTCCAGTCGGAGTCATAGATTATCACAGTATCGGCCGTTGCCAAGTTAATACCTATCAACGTCAAGAaaagttatattacatattcACGGCATTAGGTAAACGTCGAAATGAAATCTCGAACTTGGTTTGTACATACCTAAACCACCAGCTCTGGTGGATAGCAGAAATACAAATTGTTGAGCTCCCGGTGCGTTAAATCTATCGATAGCTTCCTGTCTCTGTGTTCCTGTGATGTTACCGTCGATTCTTTCGTACTTGTAACCCTCACCCTCAAGATAATCCTCCAACAGATCTAACATTTTTGTCATCTGCGAGAAAATGAGAACTCTGTGGCCGTCATCTCGAAGTTTCTTTAACATCCTACTGAGCAGAACAAGTTTTCCAGCGGCTTTGATCAGAGCCGAGGTCTCGTAATTGCCATTGGGTCCGGTTGGGGCTTCTTGTGATGCCGCCGGGAACAGGTACGGATGATTACAACACTTCTTCAAGTCCATCATGATGTTGAGTAGCGAGACCTGCTGGCCGCCACCTTTGGGATTCAGCGCCTCAAAGTTTCGCGTCAAGATGTACTTGTAATACTTCTTCTGCATAGGCGAAAGTTCGACTCGCACAATAAATTCGGATTTGCTAGGCATATTCTGTAAAAGAGAGACGTTAGTTATCGTTCCCGGTATTAAGAATATTGGTAATTTGAAAATGAGATGAGCCTACCTTCAACACATCAGCTTTCAAACGTCGCAACATGTGAGGTCCCAACATCTCATGCAACTTCTTCACCTGATCCTCTTTCGAGATATCGGCGAATTCGTTCTGGAAGGCCGACAAGTCGTTGAACTTGTCGCGACACAAGAAATTGAGCAGATGGAATAACTCTTCCAAGTTGTTCTGCAACGGCGTACCCGTAAGTAGCAGTTTGTATGCGATGTTATAGGAAGCCAACAGCCTAAAGAACTTGGACTGATTGGACTTGAGACGATGAGCTTCGTCGACGACGAGTACAGCCCAATCAATCGAGCCCAGGCAGGCCGAATCGATCGATATCAACTCATAACTCGTCAACAGGACATTGAATTTGATTTGCGAGGAGCGGATCTTGGATGCTCGTCCACCGCGTACCGCGCCCTCCTCGAAAGACAGTTCATTTTCTCGAATCACCATACGACTGTCCTTGTCACCtgtgaatttaataatatcgTACATAGTATGGTTTTCGATCGCTTTAGTAAATGAATGAATAAAAGCAATGTTCACTTACCAACATATGTAACACAATAAAAATCTGGAGCCCAAGTTTCAAACTCTCTTTCCCAATTAATAATGGTCGAAAGAGGTACTGACACTAAAAATGGACCCTTGCAGTGACCCTCTTTATAAagtgaatataaaaatgtaattgtCTGGATAGTTTTTCCTAGACCCATCTCGTCGGCAAGAATTGTGTCGATTCCCTGTCCCCACGAATATCGCAACCAGTTCAAACCCTACGAAGAACATAGCCATATTAATAACTGTTATGCTAGATAAATCAAAATAGAGAATCAAAGGAGTGTGATGTTATACCTCTAACTGATAATGATGCAACTGCATGCCAGTACAATCCAGGTACTCGGGTTGTCTCTCATACTTCTTCTTGAGATCCGTGGTTGGCTTATCGGGCGGCGGAGTGTACCTCCTCGGCGTTCTCTCTTCGTCATCAATAATCTCCTTCGTCTTGGATTTTTTACCCTTGCCCTTTTTGCCCTTTCTAGAGGGAGGACCATCGGCGCAATTTGCGGCCCTCAGGTCCAGATAATACTCAATAGCCGTTTTGAGGCCTGGAATGTCTGCGTTTTCATCTTCCCAGGTGGCTTGATCATAACCAAGTTCGCGCCATTTGACCAAATACAGGGCTCGTCCGTCACGCTGCAGCCGATGATTGATGACGCGGTGGACGACCAACCAGTCGGGCCTGACGCCGAAGCGGTAGAAACGCTCCTCCAAATTGTACTCATCGCGCAGCGCGAGATTGTCCTTGTCAACGTCTCTGAGCCGCTTGACGCGGCCATCACTCTCATCCAGGGGCTCCTCGAGTTTGGGTGGCTCGTCCATATCGTACTTGCGCGAATAGTTTCTAAACATGAGTGGGTGGAAAACATCGAGCTGTAGCTCGGTCACCCAATCGCAGTACCAGTACGACCTGTCGACCCACTTGACGAAGAACTCGCGAATCTTACGCGGCTTTCCAGAAGAGGAAGCCTTGCTCGTCGAGGGTTCCTCGGACGGCGGATCCATCACCTCTTTCCAGCGCCAGGTCAGAATCTTGGCGACCTTGCCAAAGAGGGGCGGGCAAGAACAGCGTGGACACTTCCAGTCACCATCGGGAATCTCGGTCAGAGGTGGATTCAGACAATGCGTGTGGTAAGCGCTCGTGCAGCTGTCGCAGCACAACAACTCGCCGCCATCCTTACATACTCTACAGAACTCCATATGTTCATCATCATCCTCTAATGCACCTAGATTAATGCAATCGTTTTAGCACCTTTGATGTttaattatctcatttttaaAAGTCTTATGATCGATTTGCATACCATCGTTCTCGCAATGTGGACAACTCCATTTTCCTTCGGGTGTCTCCTCCAATTCGGGTTCCAAACAAACAAGATGATAAGCTCGAGGACAGGTATCACATAAAATAATCTCTCCACCTTGTTGACACACTTCACAATAGTCTTGGTGATCACCCTGTCGAAACAACACAAACAATAAAAGAGCATAAGAAAATTTGAGCTAATACATCTTCGAAGAGTTGACCAAAGTCAAAATATTTACCTCTCCATCAGGGAATTTGGACGTAGtcttcgtcttctttttcttcttagTTTTGTTGCCGATTTTGGTCTTCGCCTTCCTGCGCACTGGCGGTTCGGCAGGTGCCTCAGCGTTCGTTTCTTCTGGTTTAGTGTTGTTTTCCGTCGGTGGAACATCCTCGGCGTCGGCCAACATCTGTTCAAACTCCATATCCGAGTCCCTATCGGAACCAGGTCCGCTTCCTTCAATCTCCTCATCCTGTAAACAAAGATCGGTTACTTTGATCGGCTGATCCgcagaaggaaaaaaaacgagTCCACGCGATGCAGAATTACTCGCGTTCATCCTAGATTAAGACTAGCGCATCGTAATTTCCTTATCTCTCAAGTGCCTCGTTAACCAAACTCGTTATGAACTTACCGAACTGCCTCGCTTGCGCTTTCCTAACTTAATCTTGAGAGTCGGAACTTTCGAAGTTTTCTTGCCCTTCTTGCTTGTCCTTGAACTACGCGATTTTTTCTTGCGATCACTGtcttcgtcgtcctcgtcgtcatcgtcgtcctGTGCCACGGCACTTCTGTTCGATCTGGAATTCCTGTTGTCCTCATCGATCGACTGAGTCGACATGTCGATCTCAGGCTGCGTGTGTGGATTCAATTCTGAAAAGTCTCTCCACTTTGCAGCTACCAACATCATCAACTTGGACATCGGTACCTAATGTAAAAATCCACAGTTATACAATCGATCCGTCATcgattttcacatttttttatCTTGAATCGATCGAAACATCTCGTACCTTGGGATTCTCCTTTGCAAGCAGTGGCCTGACGTGCTGTTGGAACAGCTTGTAGGTGGTGAGGTTCTGAAAATCGGCGTCGGTGTACTCGATGGCGACGTCGGTGAGACCGAAAGTACTGCAGACCTCCTCTATCGTAGGCATCCCAGTTGCGGGCTCCTGTTGGCCCTGGGTCGCCGGTGCGGGCGTCGAGTGGCTCGACGACTTGCGCGACGAGGATTTGCGGCTCTTGCGGTTACCCGCGTAGTCGCTGTCATCGCCAGCAAGGTCGGCGTTCTCTCCACCGCCACCGCCTCCTCCGAAGTCGCTTTcctgaacaaaaaaaaaagaaagaaatcgGTTACAGAATTTCGCAAGAAATCCCCTTTATCGATCGTTATCTCCTGGGCCGAAGATTAGCGAGAGTCGATAAGAAGTGCAACACTGCACAGCGTGTTTCAcgcgtatataatatactcacATCTCCGGAGTCggactttttctttttctttttcttcttgccCTTTTTGTCCTCGCTTCGGGCTTTCCGCTTCTTgcccttcttcttcttgcgcTCCTCGGGCTCGTAatcgtcgtcctcctccttTGTCACCAACAGTagaaatttttatcaataacgttatttttttaattctcgcAAAGTTACAGCTCGGCGTCGAGATGCTGGATTGCAATTGATACTTACTAGTCTTTGTGCGTCTTCGGCGTCTGACGAACCCTCGACAGCTTGGCCGGCGCTGGACACCTGGTTGCCGGATTCCTCGACTTCATCTTCCCCTGAAAAAGAACGATTTTACATAcgttattatttgttattctTATATATTTTCGTCGATTTCGAGTCTCCCTTTGTTAGGAAGAAGAGTTTATTATTATCGAATGCTGATTGAAACAATAACAAGTTATAAATAGCTTTGAGGACAACTGCGAAAACCGTGTGGAATAACGAGTGCTCGATAGAGGTCAGTCACATTTACGACGATTTTGCAACTCGCTTGAGAATTAACATCAGCGAAATTTTACAAACGCGAagctcgttttctctctctctctctctctctctctctctctctctctctctctctctctctctcgactccaGCGATGATAAAAAGTAAGATAAGTTATACTTTGTACGCAAGCTAtaccgagtaaaaaaaattacatgagGTTGAAAGTTGCGAATAATgcagttttgaaaatttttcgctCGCGAAAGGGCGTATGTAATTATAGGATTCGAGGATAGAAGGTAAAAAACAGCATGAAAGTTATGGATTTCCGATATTTCGCGTTTGAATAATGTAACCGAGGGATAAAgctaaaaaattcacaaagtCTACGCTggctttaatttaaaaaaaaatgtagctCGATCAATTCTTCATCCCGCAAAACGTCAACGTTTTTCATCGATTTCATCAAAAGCAAACGCATCGCAATAATCCCCGtatcagcagcaacaacatcCTCCgaatcctcctcctcctccgcagCGAAAATTTTCCCATCCATCCCACACAGAGCAGCACCACCCCCTCGAGCCGCCTCTCATACGCTAAGCAAATGAGGGAATATCGATCTCGGCTCTCCGGGAGCTAGACACACGGCCAACCGTAGGCGAAAAAGAATTCCAACCCTTCCAGCGATTtcacattctctctctctctctcgagagagagagagagaaaaaaattacgcgtgtaaacgaagaagaaaaaaggatGACAGAAGAGGACACGAGCCGGGGCATACAGTCATAGCTCGGAATTTTCGTACAGGATACACACACAGGCGGCGCAAGAAAGgaaagggggagagagagagagagagagagagaaaaggaaaaaccGTTATAATGTacatccgcgcgcgagcggcgtttCGGCGTCTGTCTTTTTCCCGaggggagagagcgagagaaagagggggaaacgccaccgccgccgctgctgctgtgctgttGCCAGTGTACATTATGTATAATGGCAGATGAGGCGTCGCCAAAATAATGCAGGATTGCGATGTATGTCGAGCgcggaaattttttttatgcgaCCGGCTtgattcgaattttttttttcggggggATCAACGTGTGATTTGatgttttcagttttcgaggGAAATTAGGCTCGAGAGACATTTTCGTGGGTACATGGCTGGTTAACGGAAAAGATAACAATCGACGCTTGGCGTCCATTCACCGTTAGGGGAAACGAGAGTAAACGAGGGCGAGATGGACGTTGACTCGTTTAAAacattgttgaaaaaaaaaaaaaacgagctaTCGCGTATAGATAAATATTTGCACACGCTTAAAACTCAGTAGCCATGTTGACTTTTGATTAGAGAAAGAAGTCGTTCGGGCATGAAAACGTACAGTGCAATTTAAGTTTCACGTAACATCCTCTCTCATAATGACGCGCAGCACTTAAATTGTTGTCAGCGAGCAATCAGCGATTTTCCCGCAAGTTTCTCTATCGATCGCAATcacgcgcagcagcagcagcagcacacgaAATTGATAAAAGACAAAGTATTATTTCTGGCTGGGTATAGATCCAAGTAAAGCAATTACCGAGAGCAGCCTATCAGAGAGGACGGAAGGGAAGTTAGTCTCCGATCAATTTTTCAACGCGATGGGAAACCACATAAGTATATCGTAGGCGTATCCCCCGCTCCTCTCTCCCAAGGTTATTAATAATGCACAACAATATGTCTCATCTGCGTTCGAAGCTTGACTCGttgagctttattttttctatccACCCTAGTTTCGTCTCGTTAAAAAGCGTCGACGAAAATTCGTTAGAAATGGAGCACGAATGACTCAAGACAATTAGCTCACTCGACGCAAGATcgtgatctctctctctccctctccgcaCGTCTAAAAACCGGACAACAAACAGATTACAGTGAATCTCTTTCTGTCTCCGTAAACCATGTTTCTCTCGTTCTATCTCGGCAGCCACATAATATGCATTCCCAAGCAGTCATCGCTAGGTGCAAGTTCCCGTGCGCCACACGAAAGACCAGTTTTATCTCTTATCTAAACTGCGGTTCACCTTGATTACTCGTGAAATAAGGCTCGCCGCTCGAAAACTACGAATTCGCGGAATTAAGTCGTTCCTTCTTTAGATAAACGAACAAAACTCACATCGTCACAAATCAAAATTCGATAATCGATAGAGGCAATTACAAGGGGAAAAAATACTCCTAAGCGCTCACACGTAATCGATGCTCGCTCGACTAAGACCTAATTGCAAAGCGCGGCGGAATAAAATACGAACAAAAAACTTTTCGAGTCTGCTGCACTCTCGGCTGCTGCTTTATTTtaacatgtatatatatatatacacctatacatacacgtatacactcgtctcgtgtatatataataatattcctCTCGCTGAGAGAGCTAGCGCTGCAGaggacaacgacgacgacgaaaaaagagaaaaagacaaCAGACTAGAGGGAGGGGGACGGGAGGGAGACGAAGCGTTACATACATGTCTGCGCGCGAGTGTGCAAAatgaatttctctctctctctatccgcTTCTCTCGCATACACATATACACGCATGCACAGAGAGCGTATCTACATACGAACACGATTAAAGGTCCGTGTGTACACGTATACGGAAGGCGCGCGTATGTATCGGGCGATCGGCGTTCGTTCCGCGCTTCAGGGCACCGAAAAGACCGAGAACAGCGGCTACACGTGTGTGCgtaagtgcgcgcgcgcgcgtagcgCGCTTCTGGCAGCCATTTTCTTCGAAAGGGCCGCACCGCCGCTctctgtgtctgtgtgtgtgtgtgtgtgcacctAGAATGGCATGTTGCTTTTTTCGCAGACAATGTACGAGGGAATCTCGAGCAGCCCCGATGTTTCTCTCTCGAGAGGGTTTAGAGTTGCTCCGAGACTAGGAGCAACAGGATCGCGATGACGCGGGTATAGAACCGGTAACGTCAACGCTCTGGAGAACGTCGGAGGGAAGATGCCGCCGCGGCACTGTTGCTTCTCTCGATACATTTCGGAGTCAACGCCGGAGAAGCCGCGCGTGATACTCAGGCTAGAGTTGATACAAGCAGCATCGCGAGAACCTCGTCCGGAGACATTTTTCGCACGAAAAGACAAAGAAAGCatcagcagcgcgcgcgcgcgcgttcactCGACAAGTGCCAAGGTGAAGCGGCGAACCGGAGAATGTACGTGtaccagcgcgcgcgcgggagagagagagagagagagggaaaatcCACGATTAAATGACCCGACGTCGAAGAGGAGGCATAGCTGCATTTCGGAGCTCGAAAAAAAGCGCGGGTTGACGTACGCCAACAACTGCACACGGATGGGAGAGTAGTAGAGAATGTAAGGTTAGGGGAGCGTtagtgtgtgcgcgcgcgcgcgcgcgagcgcggttTTGAGGTTAAACTCGGCGTGCCCCGAGGACGCCGCCGATTCCTCGAAGACGCGTTAGGTCCACCGTGCAGGCGATCAACGGGTCAACACACGGGACTAGGGAGTACAGAAGAGGTTATCCAACTTACCCGCAAAGCTCTCGTCGACTTCCTCGTCGGAGGCCATTCTGCTGCGAGTCCAACAACTCCTCGGGAGGACACAACACGTCGGCGGTTCTCTCGCACTCGCTGCTGGAAGAAGTCGTCGTCacacgcgcccgcgcgcgcgctccctctctacacacacacacacgcgcgcgcacgcacacacacacacaggtcACAGTTGCGGGCAGCCGGCGGGAGCTCCTCCTCGACGCGATGCTGACGGCGACGGCGGCATCAACGCCAAGCACTGCTGCAACAAACACACCAGCGGGCCGTACGAGAGAGTCTCGCTGTTGCTCTCGACAACGCTGCGGTGTATGCGTATGTGTATTATCACTGCTGCACGCGATTCCTTTCCCTTTTTCTCGCTCGTGCTGCACGTCCGACGCGGtcgccgagcgagagagaactcgaCTCTCGCAGAACAGCGCACGGTTTGTCATATACGCTACTatgctgctctctctctctc
This genomic interval carries:
- the LOC100122046 gene encoding chromodomain-helicase-DNA-binding protein Mi-2 homolog isoform X1, whose protein sequence is MASDEEVDESFAGEDEVEESGNQVSSAGQAVEGSSDAEDAQRLLVTKEEDDDYEPEERKKKKGKKRKARSEDKKGKKKKKKKKSDSGDESDFGGGGGGGENADLAGDDSDYAGNRKSRKSSSRKSSSHSTPAPATQGQQEPATGMPTIEEVCSTFGLTDVAIEYTDADFQNLTTYKLFQQHVRPLLAKENPKVPMSKLMMLVAAKWRDFSELNPHTQPEIDMSTQSIDEDNRNSRSNRSAVAQDDDDDEDDEDSDRKKKSRSSRTSKKGKKTSKVPTLKIKLGKRKRGSSDEEIEGSGPGSDRDSDMEFEQMLADAEDVPPTENNTKPEETNAEAPAEPPVRRKAKTKIGNKTKKKKKTKTTSKFPDGEGDHQDYCEVCQQGGEIILCDTCPRAYHLVCLEPELEETPEGKWSCPHCENDGALEDDDEHMEFCRVCKDGGELLCCDSCTSAYHTHCLNPPLTEIPDGDWKCPRCSCPPLFGKVAKILTWRWKEVMDPPSEEPSTSKASSSGKPRKIREFFVKWVDRSYWYCDWVTELQLDVFHPLMFRNYSRKYDMDEPPKLEEPLDESDGRVKRLRDVDKDNLALRDEYNLEERFYRFGVRPDWLVVHRVINHRLQRDGRALYLVKWRELGYDQATWEDENADIPGLKTAIEYYLDLRAANCADGPPSRKGKKGKGKKSKTKEIIDDEERTPRRYTPPPDKPTTDLKKKYERQPEYLDCTGMQLHHYQLEGLNWLRYSWGQGIDTILADEMGLGKTIQTITFLYSLYKEGHCKGPFLVSVPLSTIINWEREFETWAPDFYCVTYVGDKDSRMVIRENELSFEEGAVRGGRASKIRSSQIKFNVLLTSYELISIDSACLGSIDWAVLVVDEAHRLKSNQSKFFRLLASYNIAYKLLLTGTPLQNNLEELFHLLNFLCRDKFNDLSAFQNEFADISKEDQVKKLHEMLGPHMLRRLKADVLKNMPSKSEFIVRVELSPMQKKYYKYILTRNFEALNPKGGGQQVSLLNIMMDLKKCCNHPYLFPAASQEAPTGPNGNYETSALIKAAGKLVLLSRMLKKLRDDGHRVLIFSQMTKMLDLLEDYLEGEGYKYERIDGNITGTQRQEAIDRFNAPGAQQFVFLLSTRAGGLGINLATADTVIIYDSDWNPHNDIQAFSRAHRIGQANKVMIYRFVTRNSVEERVTQVAKRKMMLTHLVVRPGMGGKGANFSKQELDDILRFGTEELFKEEEGKEDEAIHYDDKAVAELLDRSKEGIEQKENWANEYLSSFKVASYVTKEEQDEETDTEIIKQEAENTDPAYWIKLLRHHYEQQQEDIARTLGKGKRVRKQVCRYVNYNDGGVTGDQGTRDDQPWQDNMSDYNSDFSAPSDDDKEDDDFDEKGEGDLLSRRSRRRLERRDEKDRPLPPLLARVNGNIEVLGFNARQRKAFLNAIMRYGMPPQDAFNSQWLVRDLRGKSEKNFKAYVSLFMRHLCEPGADNAETFADGVPREGLSRQHVLTRIGVMSLIRKKVQEFEHINGYYSMPEMIRKPVEPVKTAEGGAAATATTPAAAGAAATATSDGAATGSASSTNATTPATSNAPSPSPAVTPAPAADGVAAATATKEESKDKEAGSEDGKEKEASEGAAVKEEVKEEDKPSENAEEDGKEKEEVKKEEKESSAEADKPAAEAKETEKADAKETENSEIKEEKSEEKPASATENAETKAKPEVAAEEDVVIVKDDEDEGKDGDKKEESKDKDKDSKDKDSKDGADADGVKPKRKFMFNIADGGFTELHTLWLNEEKAAVPGREYEIWHRRHDYWLLAGIVTHGYGRWQDIQNDIRFAIINEPFKMDVGKGNFLEIKNKFLARRFKLLEQALVIEEQLRRAAYLNLTQDPNHPAMSLNARFAEVECLAESHQHLSKESLAGNKPANAVLHKVLNQLEELLSDMKSDVSRLPATLARIPPVAQRLQMSERSILSRLAATAPGNNSTQTGQAALLAQQFPPGFTGGQIPATFAGAANFGNFRPQYSVPGQPPQGFAA